From Pseudomonadota bacterium, a single genomic window includes:
- the lpxB gene encoding lipid-A-disaccharide synthase, translating into MIGAPSVFVCAGEVSGDRAAAAVVVELRARFPRLRCWGVGGAALEAAGVELIARSEALAVAGLSEAVGLLPRLAGLRWRLRRAWRLRRPDLALLVDYPGLNLRLACALRRAAVPVLYYVAPQRWAWREGGAARVGRCTDALAVVLPFEAPWYARRGVAATFVGHPALDTRSTLPREATRRALGIEGARAVVAIFPGSRRHELERHLPPLRRAFARLPGVEPLLVPATAALAARCRTLVPAWRQAGTRQALAAADAALCKAGTVTLEVALAGIPLAAFYRLSAFSYALLRRAVKVPYVALPNILARAPVVPELLQHELTPEAIVAVVSRLLQPRYAAWQRARLGQLAALLGPPGAARRVADLAQQLLGSGA; encoded by the coding sequence TTGATCGGGGCACCGAGCGTCTTTGTCTGCGCCGGTGAGGTCTCCGGTGATCGCGCAGCCGCCGCGGTCGTCGTCGAGTTGCGCGCGCGCTTCCCGCGGCTGCGCTGTTGGGGCGTGGGCGGTGCCGCGCTCGAAGCCGCGGGCGTCGAGCTGATCGCGCGCAGCGAGGCGCTGGCGGTGGCCGGCCTGAGCGAGGCCGTCGGGCTCTTGCCGCGGCTGGCTGGCCTGCGCTGGAGGCTACGGCGCGCCTGGCGCCTCCGTCGCCCCGACCTGGCCTTGCTCGTCGACTATCCCGGGCTCAACCTGCGGCTCGCCTGCGCCTTGCGCCGCGCCGCTGTGCCTGTGCTCTACTACGTGGCGCCTCAGCGCTGGGCCTGGCGCGAGGGCGGGGCGGCGCGCGTCGGACGCTGCACCGATGCGCTCGCGGTGGTGCTGCCCTTCGAGGCCCCCTGGTACGCGCGGCGCGGCGTCGCGGCAACCTTCGTCGGCCACCCCGCGCTCGACACGCGATCGACGCTGCCGCGCGAGGCCACGCGCCGCGCGCTCGGGATCGAAGGCGCCCGCGCGGTGGTGGCTATCTTCCCTGGGTCGCGCCGCCACGAGCTCGAACGCCACCTGCCGCCGCTGCGCCGCGCTTTTGCGCGCCTGCCCGGCGTCGAGCCGCTGCTCGTTCCGGCGACGGCGGCGCTGGCTGCTCGCTGCCGTACCCTCGTGCCGGCGTGGCGTCAGGCTGGCACGAGGCAGGCCTTGGCGGCAGCGGATGCCGCGCTGTGCAAGGCGGGAACGGTGACGCTCGAGGTTGCGCTGGCGGGCATCCCGCTGGCGGCGTTCTATCGGCTCTCGGCGTTCTCCTATGCGCTCCTCCGTCGGGCGGTCAAAGTGCCCTACGTGGCGCTGCCGAATATCCTCGCGCGGGCGCCGGTCGTGCCCGAGCTGCTGCAACACGAGTTGACGCCCGAGGCGATCGTGGCGGTCGTCTCGCGCTTGCTGCAGCCGCGCTACGCGGCGTGGCAGCGCGCGCGCCTGGGGCAGCTGGCCGCGCTGCTCGGCCCGCCTGGTGCAGCCCGGCGGGTTGCCGACCTCGCTCAGCAGTTGCTTGGCAGCGGCGCGTAG